A genomic segment from Aegilops tauschii subsp. strangulata cultivar AL8/78 chromosome 1, Aet v6.0, whole genome shotgun sequence encodes:
- the LOC109759761 gene encoding putative FBD-associated F-box protein At5g22720 isoform X1, with product MLLPAFAPASQRSRLRRRRRPSRSRPPPGAPPLPQVPPRLGRPSPPLYSRPALDSRALDFSPFPKSPTRPNPPASLSPAMEAAAAKDAALAASVAAAAAAKDAAAAAVTAKEAADAAKDAAAAASAAALNAKEAAAVASAAALNAREAAVRASAAALDAEEAAAVAATAGQAATAAAAAMQASQKRRFADAALDAEETAPAAATAGQPTEPINAEEAAPLAANAGGPAAAAAVATQAFKKRKSAAVALNYKVPAPATVTAVEVMPAPLQASNKCKFQIIDVDQDSPGSGDVDDAGSVDHIGRLPNAVLCSIVSLLPTKEGARTQVISRRWRPLWRTAPLNLVMNQELNSHDHNLVDLISKILSVHPGPTHRFSLCLSNSKYHGKIKGWLSSQALDKLQEFELIPEDWFDVGGTFFLLPPSVYRSVPKLHVAKFGGCRFSDLIVKLSLEFPCLKQLTLDRVAISEDALQSVLSGCYALESLELKKNSGFRRLCISSQTLKSVGFCNNWVRKSVPWQELVIEDAPCLERLLPLQPQVGPRSIRVISAPKLNILGALSESITELQLGTTVFQSMITVGLTTKMHSVRVLVLDYTDLDTVVNFLKCFPFLEKLYVFFQSRMSYINPQEYDPPELIECLELHLKEVLLKNYDGTIPLCIDFAKFFVLNAKVLKEMKITLPYHRQYNWFANQHRLLRTKDRISQDA from the exons atgctcttacctGCCTTTGCTCCTGCAAGTCAGAGGagccggctccgccgccgccgccgcccctcacgttcccggccgccgcccggcgcccctcCCCTCCCTCAAGTACCCCCGCGTCTCGGTCGACCCTCCCCACCTCTCTATTCCCGGCCGGCGCTCGATTCCAGGGCCCTCGATTTTTCCCCATTCCCGAAATCCCCAACCAGACCAAACCCTCCCGCGTCTCTCTCGCCAGCCATGGAGGCGGCGGCAGCCAAGGACGCGGCCTTGGCCGCTTCGGTTGCGGCAGCGGCTGCTGCCAAGgacgcggcggcggctgcggtgaCTGCAAAGGAGGCGGCGGATGCGGCCAAGGACGCGGCTGCGGCGGCTTCGGCTGCGGCTTTAAACGCCAAGGAggcggctgcggtggcctctGCTGCGGCATTAAACGCCAGGGAGGCAGCCGTGAGGGCCTCTGCTGCGGCCTTGGATGCCGAGGAGGCAGCGGCTGTGGCGGCCACTGCAGGCCAGGCGGCGACCGCTGCGGCGGCAGCTATGCAAGCTTCCCAGAAGCGTAGGTTTGCGGATGCGGCATTGGATGCCGAGGAGACAGCACCTGCGGCGGCGACTGCAGGGCAGCCGACGGAGCCAATAAATGCCGAGGAGGCAGCGCCTTTGGCGGCGAATGCAGGGGGGCCAGCGGCCGCTGCGGCGGTGGCGACGCAAGCTTTCAAGAAGCGTAAGTCTGCTGCTGTGGCGTTAAATTACAAGGTGCCAGCGCCTGCGACGGTGACTGCAGTTGAGGTGATGCCGGCGCCATTGCAAGCATCCAACAAATGTAAGTTCCAGATCATCGACGTGGACCAAGATTCACCAGGGAGCGGAGATGTCGATGATGCGGGGAGTGTCGATCACATCGGCCGCCTCCCGAACGCCGTACTCTGCAGTATCGTCTctcttctccccaccaaggaagGTGCCCGCACGCAGGTCATCTCTCGCCGGTGGCGTCCGCTCTGGCGCACTGCTCCTCTCAACCTCGTGATGAACCAAGAACTCAACAGCCACGACCACAATTTGGTCGACTTGATTTCAAAGATCCTCTCTGTGCATCCTGGCCCCACACACCGCTTCTCGCTCTGCCTCTCTAATAGCAAGTATCATGGCAAGATCAAAGGCTGGCTTAGTTCCCAAGCCCTGGACAAGCTACAGGAGTTTGAGCTCATCCCCGAGGACTGGTTCGACGTCGGGGGTACGTTCTTCCTGCTGCCACCGTCCGTCTACCGCTCCGTGCCCAAGCTCCATGTGGCCAAATTTGGCGGCTGTCGTTTCTCCGACTTGATTGTGAAGCTGTCGCTTGAGTTTCCGTGCCTCAAGCAGCTCACCCTGGATAGAGTCGCCATCTCGGAGGATGCTCTCCAGAGTGTGCTCTCTGGCTGCTATGCCTTGGAAAGCCTTGAGCTAAAGAAAAATTCTGGCTTTCGTCGCCTCTGCATCAGCTCCCAAACACTTAAGAGTGTAGGCTTTTGCAATAACTGGGTTAGAAAAAGTGTCCCTTGGCAAGAGTTGGTCATCGAGGATGCCCCTTGCCTTGAGAGATTGCTACCACTTCAACCACAGGTTGGCCCAAGGAGCATACGGGTAATTTCGGCACCTAAACTGAACATATTGGGTGCACTTTCTGAAAGCATAACAGAACTTCAGCTTGGAACCACAGTTTTTCAG AGTATGATTACTGTTGGTTTGACAACCAAAATGCACAGCGTGAGGGTTTTGGTTCTTGACTACACTGATCTGGATACAGTGGTTAACTTCCTCAAGTGCTTCCCCTTCTTGGAAAAGCTGTATGTCTTT TTCCAGTCAAGGATGAGTTATATTAATCCCCAGGAGTATGACCCACCGGAACTGATTGAATGCCTTGAGCTGCATCTCAAAGAAGTACTGTTGAAGAATTATGATGGCACCATCCCTTTGTGTATTGACTTCGCCAAGTTCTTTGTTTTGAATGCGAAAGTGCTAAAGGAAATGAAAATCACATTGCCTTACCACCGGCAGTACAACTGGTTTGCTAATCAACACCGGCTGCTGCGGACCAAAGATAGAATTTCTCAAGATGCTTGA
- the LOC109759761 gene encoding uncharacterized protein isoform X2 → MLLPAFAPASQRSRLRRRRRPSRSRPPPGAPPLPQVPPRLGRPSPPLYSRPALDSRALDFSPFPKSPTRPNPPASLSPAMEAAAAKDAALAASVAAAAAAKDAAAAAVTAKEAADAAKDAAAAASAAALNAKEAAAVASAAALNAREAAVRASAAALDAEEAAAVAATAGQAATAAAAAMQASQKRRFADAALDAEETAPAAATAGQPTEPINAEEAAPLAANAGGPAAAAAVATQAFKKRKSAAVALNYKVPAPATVTAVEVMPAPLQASNKCKFQIIDVDQDSPGSGDVDDAGSVDHIGRLPNAVLCSIVSLLPTKEGARTQVISRRWRPLWRTAPLNLVMNQELNSHDHNLVDLISKILSVHPGPTHRFSLCLSNSKYHGKIKGWLSSQALDKLQEFELIPEDWFDVGGTFFLLPPSVYRSVPKLHVAKFGGCRFSDLIVKLSLEFPCLKQLTLDRVAISEDALQSVLSGCYALESLELKKNSGFRRLCISSQTLKSVGFCNNWVRKSVPWQELVIEDAPCLERLLPLQPQVGPRSIRVISAPKLNILGALSESITELQLGTTVFQSMITVGLTTKMHSVRVLVLDYTDLDTVVNFLKCFPFLEKLSSQG, encoded by the exons atgctcttacctGCCTTTGCTCCTGCAAGTCAGAGGagccggctccgccgccgccgccgcccctcacgttcccggccgccgcccggcgcccctcCCCTCCCTCAAGTACCCCCGCGTCTCGGTCGACCCTCCCCACCTCTCTATTCCCGGCCGGCGCTCGATTCCAGGGCCCTCGATTTTTCCCCATTCCCGAAATCCCCAACCAGACCAAACCCTCCCGCGTCTCTCTCGCCAGCCATGGAGGCGGCGGCAGCCAAGGACGCGGCCTTGGCCGCTTCGGTTGCGGCAGCGGCTGCTGCCAAGgacgcggcggcggctgcggtgaCTGCAAAGGAGGCGGCGGATGCGGCCAAGGACGCGGCTGCGGCGGCTTCGGCTGCGGCTTTAAACGCCAAGGAggcggctgcggtggcctctGCTGCGGCATTAAACGCCAGGGAGGCAGCCGTGAGGGCCTCTGCTGCGGCCTTGGATGCCGAGGAGGCAGCGGCTGTGGCGGCCACTGCAGGCCAGGCGGCGACCGCTGCGGCGGCAGCTATGCAAGCTTCCCAGAAGCGTAGGTTTGCGGATGCGGCATTGGATGCCGAGGAGACAGCACCTGCGGCGGCGACTGCAGGGCAGCCGACGGAGCCAATAAATGCCGAGGAGGCAGCGCCTTTGGCGGCGAATGCAGGGGGGCCAGCGGCCGCTGCGGCGGTGGCGACGCAAGCTTTCAAGAAGCGTAAGTCTGCTGCTGTGGCGTTAAATTACAAGGTGCCAGCGCCTGCGACGGTGACTGCAGTTGAGGTGATGCCGGCGCCATTGCAAGCATCCAACAAATGTAAGTTCCAGATCATCGACGTGGACCAAGATTCACCAGGGAGCGGAGATGTCGATGATGCGGGGAGTGTCGATCACATCGGCCGCCTCCCGAACGCCGTACTCTGCAGTATCGTCTctcttctccccaccaaggaagGTGCCCGCACGCAGGTCATCTCTCGCCGGTGGCGTCCGCTCTGGCGCACTGCTCCTCTCAACCTCGTGATGAACCAAGAACTCAACAGCCACGACCACAATTTGGTCGACTTGATTTCAAAGATCCTCTCTGTGCATCCTGGCCCCACACACCGCTTCTCGCTCTGCCTCTCTAATAGCAAGTATCATGGCAAGATCAAAGGCTGGCTTAGTTCCCAAGCCCTGGACAAGCTACAGGAGTTTGAGCTCATCCCCGAGGACTGGTTCGACGTCGGGGGTACGTTCTTCCTGCTGCCACCGTCCGTCTACCGCTCCGTGCCCAAGCTCCATGTGGCCAAATTTGGCGGCTGTCGTTTCTCCGACTTGATTGTGAAGCTGTCGCTTGAGTTTCCGTGCCTCAAGCAGCTCACCCTGGATAGAGTCGCCATCTCGGAGGATGCTCTCCAGAGTGTGCTCTCTGGCTGCTATGCCTTGGAAAGCCTTGAGCTAAAGAAAAATTCTGGCTTTCGTCGCCTCTGCATCAGCTCCCAAACACTTAAGAGTGTAGGCTTTTGCAATAACTGGGTTAGAAAAAGTGTCCCTTGGCAAGAGTTGGTCATCGAGGATGCCCCTTGCCTTGAGAGATTGCTACCACTTCAACCACAGGTTGGCCCAAGGAGCATACGGGTAATTTCGGCACCTAAACTGAACATATTGGGTGCACTTTCTGAAAGCATAACAGAACTTCAGCTTGGAACCACAGTTTTTCAG AGTATGATTACTGTTGGTTTGACAACCAAAATGCACAGCGTGAGGGTTTTGGTTCTTGACTACACTGATCTGGATACAGTGGTTAACTTCCTCAAGTGCTTCCCCTTCTTGGAAAAGCT TTCCAGTCAAGGATGA